The sequence CTGTGGGGGAGCAACCCCTCCTCCAGCGCCATCTCGCAGGCGTCGACGAGGTAGTCGAGGACGGTGTCGTATCCCCACTCGTCGAGTTGGTCGTGGACCTGCGTGTAGCGTTCGTCGGGCGCGTCGCCGAAGGTAAAGAGTGCCTCCGTACAGCCCGCGTCGGCGCCGTGGCGGAGCTGTTCGCGCACCGATTCGGGCGGCATCAGCGTCGCCTCGCCGGGCACGTCGTAAAAGGAGCAGTACGTGCAGGTGTAGCGGCAGGCGGTCGTCAGCGGGAGGAAGACGTTCCGCGCGAAGGTGAGTTCGGGCGCCGAATCCACGTCGGAAGGCGTCGTCCCGAGGAGAGCGTCGACGGCGTCGTCGTCGACGAGCGTCGACGGCGCGACGCGTTCGTCGTCCGTCTCCGGGGCCCGAGACATGGGCTCTGCTCGGCGCCCGACGGGCAAAAAACCGCCGTGTCGTCACTCGCGTCGCACGCCGACGCGGCCGCCGTCGGCGTCGAGTTCGAACCCCGCCTCGCGGAGCCACGACGCCGCTTCCCCCTCGCCGTGGAGAAGTACCTCGACCAAGTCCGCAGGCACGTCCACGTCGGTCGCCAGTCGCATCGAGTCGACGACCGACACCGACGCCCCGATGTCGCGGGCGTGCGCCCGGTGGTCGCGGTAGGAGACGCCGTGGAAGTCGACGCGAAACTCGGGGTGGTCGACGACGAGGGCGTTCGTCCCGCCGCCCCGTCCCGGAGCGATGGCGATGTCTGCCTCGCTCGCGGCGTCGGTGAGGCGGTCGATGGCCGTCGGCGTCACGAGTGCGAGGTCCGCGACGACGATTCCCACTCGCTCGTCGCCGAGGCGGGCGTTCACGGCCTGCGAGAGCGGCCGCTCGTCGACGGTCACGGGCGCGTCGACCGACACCGGCGCCGTCGCGAGCACTTCGGCGTCGTGGCCGGCGTCGCGGAGGGCGGTACACACGTCACGGAGCATCGCTCGCGAAAAGGTGCGGCGTTCGTCGGCATCGAGCACCCCGTCGAGTCGGGTCTTCGGGGTCGTCGACTCGAAGGGGACGAGCGTCCGCATCCGCTAGCTGAGCGGGTCGTCCGGGCCCTGTTGGGAGCGCCAGTAGAGGACGCCTCCCACGACGAGCGCAAGGACGACGAGCGCGACGACGCCGTAGATGAGCAGTTGCTGGGTCTGCTGGGACTGCTGGGCCTGCTCGGCCTGACTCGCCGCTCGGGTGGCAAGGTTGGTCGCCACGTCGAAGCTGCCGTCGTTGTACGCCGTGATGGCGTCCTCGTAGTTGGCCTGCGCGTCGCTCGGGTTCGCGCCGCTCTGTCGGGCTTCATCGAGTTCCGTGCCCGCTCGGTCGATAGCCTGTCGCGCCGACGCGCTCTGCTCGGTGTAGTGGGTGGCGTCCCATGTGTCGATGGTGTCGCTCGCGCCGCCCGACTGCCCGCGAGTGAGCTCCAGCAGTTGGAACTCCTGGGCCGGGTCGTAGCTGTACGAGTCGACTTCGGGGACCGTCCCGGTGACGCGAACCTCGACTTCCGAGGTGCCGCTACTGGCCTGGATGTCGACGTTCGAGAACGATTGGCCCGTCGGCTCGATGAGGTCGACCTGCGACCCGGTCTGGTCGTAGAACACGATGGTCCACGACACGTCGGTCAACTCCGTCGAGCCGGCGAGTTGCCACTGTTCGCTCTGGGGGTTGCGGTACAGTTCGTCGAGTGTGACTGATGCCGATACTTGCGTGCCGACCTGGGCTTCCTCGGGCACGTCCTCGCCAGTGACGTTGATGGCCGCCGCGGGGACCGTTGCGGCGAGCAACACGACGACTAGGGCGAGGACGACCTTAGAAGAGTGATTCGAGTTCGTCCTCGTCATCTTCGACTAAGTTCTGGAGATTGGATTCGCTCTCTTCGCGGATTTCGTTGATGTTGTCCTGTGCTTCGATGGCGACCTGTTGGAGCTCCTTGATGCGCGGCACGTTCGTGACGCCCGAGAGGAGGATGGCCGAGGCGACGAAGTCACTGCTGTTGAGGGGGTAGTCGCCCCCGCGGACCTCCATGCTCCCGGTCTGCTCTTCGAGCCACTTCCGCCCGCGCTCGATGCCTTTCCGATTCAGGTAGGCCGAGGGGCCGGCCATCACGAGGAGGGCGCGCTCCGTGCCGTCGATTTCACAGGGGAGGGTGAGTCGCCCCAGCGCCGCCTTGCGGACGAGGCTGGTGATGCGGTTCGTCGTGTTCGCAGAGTCGAGCTGGTCTTCGATGGATTCGTCGCTGCCCGTGAACCGCGAGAGCAGGCCGCCCGACTCCTGCTTGCGTTCGACCGACTCGCGGGCGTAGCCGACCGTCGAGACGCCGCCGCCGGAGAGGGTGTTGATGATTTCCGAACTGTCGACGACGGATTCGGCCACCTCTTGGCCCTCTCGGACCTCGCCCGCACCGAAGAGGATGCCGAATCGCTTGACGATTTCCTCGTTGATCTCGTCGTAACCACTCTGGACGGACTCGCCCGTCTGTCGCCACGCGTCGTTGTCGAACACGAGGAGGTTGTCGACTTCGTTGACGAGCGTCTGGAAGGAGCGGGCGGCGTTGAGCGTGTAGATGCCACCTTCGTCGCTCCCGGGCAGGATGCCGAGTCCGTAGACTGGCTCCGTGTAGATGCGCTTGAGGTGTTTCGCGAGGACGGGCGCGCCGCCACTCCCGGTACCGCCGCCGAGGCCGGCGACGATGAGGAAGGCGTCGACTTCGTGGACGGGGATGCCGTCGATGGCGCCTTGCACCTCGCCGATGTCCTCCTCGGCGACTTCCGCGCCGAGTTCGTTGTCCGCCCCGACGCCGTGTCCTTTCACGCGAGACTGGCCGATGAGCACTCGCTGGTCCTGCGGGATGTGTTCGAGGCCCATCAGGTCGGCTTTGGCCGTGTTGACGGCGACTGCCGCGCGGACGATTTCACTTCCCGTCCGCTGATCGTATTCCAGGAACTTGTCGACGATTTTGCCCCCGGCCTGCCCGAACCCGATCATGGCCAGTTTCATAGTTTCAGACCCCGCTTCATTGGGAAGAACCCAGGCGCAAAACGACCATAAACCTTGTGGGCGCGTGAGAGTTCAGTCCCCGATTTCGGCGCCAAAATCGCCCGACAGCGACGTGATTAAAATAGTGACAACTGTGTCTGACGGGCGTCTGCCGTCCGTCAGCGTTCGCCGAGGTACGCACCGAGCGTCTGGAGGGACGACTCCTCGACGCCGAACGCGTCGACGTCGTTGTGGGTGGTGGTGTTGTCGAACTGGAGCGACCGGTACTGGTCGGCACCCATCGGCGCGCCGGGAAGCGATCCGAGCACCGAGAGCCCCACCTTCGCCAGCGGCATCGGGACCGGAAGCACCGTCATCGGCCGTCCTTCGCTCCCGTGGACGATGCGCGCCACCTCCGCGAGCGTCAGTTTCTCCGGCCCGCCGAGTTCGTAGACGCCGCCGTCGTAGGCGTCGTCCTCCGTCGCCGTCGCGAGTATCGGCGCCAAGTCACCGATCCAGATTGGCTGGAAGCGCGTCTTCCCGCCGCCCGGAAGCGGCGTCAGATACGGCGGGGCGAGCTTCTTCGTGAACGAGACGAACTCGCCGCCCTCGCCGAAGATGACTGACGGGCGGAAGATGACGTGGCGCAGCGAGGACGATTGGACGATTTCCTCGGCCTCGCCCTTCGCGCGGATGTACGCCGTATTGCCGTCGGGGTCCGCGCCGAGCGCGCTCATCTGGACGATTTTCTCGACGCCCGTCTCCTCGGCGGCCTGCACCACGTTCTCGGTCCCCTGTCGGTGGATTCGGTCGTGCATCTCGTCGCCGCCCGACGGCTTGAACAGCGGTGACAGCGCGACTAGATTGACGACCACGTCCTGCCCGCGCATCGGTTCGACGAGCGAGTCGTAGGCCGTCACGTCGCCCATGGCCTTCTCAACGCCACCCGGAAGGTCGCCCTCACTCGGCCGTCGCGAGAGCGCCGTCACCGAGTGGCCTCGCGATTTCAGTTCACGGCACAGGTGTCCGCCGACGAATCCGCTCCCGCCGGTCACCAGAATCTTCATAGGCTATACATTTCCGCGAATCGACCTAAAGGTAACGCGCTGTGAAGGGTTCACACGACTGCCAGAATCCGTTCGCGCCCGTTCGCCGGGCGTGTCACTACGCTGAGACCACCGACGGTGGACCCCGACAGTTAACCCCTCGCCTCGGCAACCCCCGATATGCTCCTTACGCTGGAGGGACTCGACGGGAGCGGGAAGACGACGGCTTGGCGGGCGCTCCGCGACCGCTACCCGTCGGCCGTGTTCACCCGCGAACCGACCGACTCGTGGTACGGCGACGCCGTCTATCGCTCCATCGACGACGACAACGCCGACCCGCTGGCCGAACTGTTCCTCTACACTGCCGACCACGCAGACCACCTCTCGCGTGTCGTCCGCCCCGCGCTCGACGAAGGGTCGCTCGTCGTCTCGGACCGCTACTCGGACTCCCGAATCGCGTATCAGGCGGCCACGCTCGCGGACTCCCCCCTCGCGGACCCCTTCGAGTACGTTCGTGACCTCCACGCACCGTTCTCTCGGTCGCCGGATGCGACGCTGTTTTTCGACGTCGACCCCGAGACGGCCGCCGAGCGGAGTGGCGAGACCAACAAGTTCGAACGCGCCGACTACCTCCGGGACGTGCGCGCACAGTACGAACGTCTCATCGACGCCGACCCGGAACGGTTCGTGCGAATCGACGCCACCCAGACCCGAGAGACCGTCCTCGACGACGTGTTCGCGGCCGTCGACCGCCTGCGCTAGTCCGTCGTCTCCGGCAGTTCGTACTCCTCTGGCGGGGTGACGTACAACACGTCGATGCTCACCCCGAGCGCCATCGGGAGTCCGATCATCAGGCCGAGGACGGCGGCCGTGCTCCCGAGGTCGATGCCCACGCCGAGGCTGAACGTCGTGATGGTCGTCACGACGAGGACGACCGGCACGATGAACGCGGTGTACAGCGCGCTCCCCCACTGCGTGTGGAGTTTGAGGCGGAAAAACCGC is a genomic window of Haloplanus vescus containing:
- the cofC gene encoding 2-phospho-L-lactate guanylyltransferase, coding for MRTLVPFESTTPKTRLDGVLDADERRTFSRAMLRDVCTALRDAGHDAEVLATAPVSVDAPVTVDERPLSQAVNARLGDERVGIVVADLALVTPTAIDRLTDAASEADIAIAPGRGGGTNALVVDHPEFRVDFHGVSYRDHRAHARDIGASVSVVDSMRLATDVDVPADLVEVLLHGEGEAASWLREAGFELDADGGRVGVRRE
- a CDS encoding tubulin/FtsZ family protein, which codes for MKLAMIGFGQAGGKIVDKFLEYDQRTGSEIVRAAVAVNTAKADLMGLEHIPQDQRVLIGQSRVKGHGVGADNELGAEVAEEDIGEVQGAIDGIPVHEVDAFLIVAGLGGGTGSGGAPVLAKHLKRIYTEPVYGLGILPGSDEGGIYTLNAARSFQTLVNEVDNLLVFDNDAWRQTGESVQSGYDEINEEIVKRFGILFGAGEVREGQEVAESVVDSSEIINTLSGGGVSTVGYARESVERKQESGGLLSRFTGSDESIEDQLDSANTTNRITSLVRKAALGRLTLPCEIDGTERALLVMAGPSAYLNRKGIERGRKWLEEQTGSMEVRGGDYPLNSSDFVASAILLSGVTNVPRIKELQQVAIEAQDNINEIREESESNLQNLVEDDEDELESLF
- a CDS encoding complex I NDUFA9 subunit family protein; translated protein: MKILVTGGSGFVGGHLCRELKSRGHSVTALSRRPSEGDLPGGVEKAMGDVTAYDSLVEPMRGQDVVVNLVALSPLFKPSGGDEMHDRIHRQGTENVVQAAEETGVEKIVQMSALGADPDGNTAYIRAKGEAEEIVQSSSLRHVIFRPSVIFGEGGEFVSFTKKLAPPYLTPLPGGGKTRFQPIWIGDLAPILATATEDDAYDGGVYELGGPEKLTLAEVARIVHGSEGRPMTVLPVPMPLAKVGLSVLGSLPGAPMGADQYRSLQFDNTTTHNDVDAFGVEESSLQTLGAYLGER
- the tmk gene encoding dTMP kinase — translated: MLLTLEGLDGSGKTTAWRALRDRYPSAVFTREPTDSWYGDAVYRSIDDDNADPLAELFLYTADHADHLSRVVRPALDEGSLVVSDRYSDSRIAYQAATLADSPLADPFEYVRDLHAPFSRSPDATLFFDVDPETAAERSGETNKFERADYLRDVRAQYERLIDADPERFVRIDATQTRETVLDDVFAAVDRLR